atgccagtatatctaacactacagctggcggatggtttagcttcaaactttcggatgctcagaatttaaaccaacctaaagaaacatgggccaccctagattcatccctgaatgtgagtgaattctctccacagcatttcaGTCAAtctaacggcacaaatatcacagcaccaatgaaattacccacaggaatatttttgatttgtggagacagggcatggaatggtataccagctaaaccacagggtggaccctgttttttgggaaaattgtcactgtttcatcctaatgtgtccttactaatgcagctgagtcaaaattcaaacaggaaaagacgtagcatacatgacttagactgcagccagataggagatccacagttttggggcacattcaaacaggtggtggtttcaactatcttgccaggaggatctgccaataaagccatgaatttagcaaaaacaattaggatgctgggcaaaggatgaacTGAACAAGatatcacaaattctagacatgttaactgcagatgtgcaaagtgttaaccatgctgttttgcaaaatagagctgctgtagattttttgctcttagcacaagggcatggatgtgaagagttcgagggaatgtgttgcatgaatctgtctgatcatttggtgtccattcacactaagataaaagaattacaacagggacttcacaaacttaaggaagaagaatgtttaggaattgacgaatggcttaaaggcttaggacttggaccgtggctgaggaaccttgtgatctatgctataggacttctgggtgtgattttactgtttttgcttattttgccttgtatctttaactgtattcaaaacatggtcagccgtacaatagcaaaaacatggcaaactaatctccttgctcaagaagaaaacgggggaaatgtggagagatttattaataattggttagctgagaaaggccatactgacataatgccgctggttaagctgaaggaggaaagtcagcagtcagcaagctgaaaggaaagatcagcagtgaccttgctgcaacatgaggatagggagtagagattattcctgaatatatcctgagaatatgtagaaagtatcaaaagtagaaccataggaatgcagaagtaggcgtaggtgctgatatgtaactaaccaatcctgagctcaacttctgcaatatgtatgaagctcattattaactgtatttaacctgccgtactgatcaataaaatcgggcctgtgatgatcaaattgatgtcctggttcccttccatcgACAATCCAATGCATTTCTAAAGCTTCTGCACCTCTGAATGAGCAACACATCCCCTGCAAAGCCCCAAAACCCATAAATCAAAAAAGGGGCACCAGGAAAACCCATGGAGCCCACAGGAtacctcctgcagccagcactaCACAGGATGCCCCAGCATAAGGAAGAGCAGGCTCCTTCCCCTGAACCTCAAACATTCTGCAGGTCAGTCTCCTCTGGATTCTGGCTGCTGACCCTTATTCCTGACCCCACATCTAATCAACACGCCTTTGATGTCAGAGGCACGTGTTCATGGGGCCCAAAtctctctctaaagaccacgggagCTGCTCAAATCAGCACCTTGCCATCCTGAGGCAGCCCAGGAGCAAGGATGAGGAAGGACAAAGGTGCTCACTGGGTTGCTTGTAACTGTACCCTCTGTTacatcttcccccagagagagctgtcagtgggacagaaggagaaTTATTCCTTCCTTGGACTTTGTAGaaacagggagcccagggaaaccaagaaaCAATCATGATTTGACACCACATTACTTCTGGATGTGTCCAATGAGCAAGATAAGGACACACCGAGGAGAAGGGGAAACAGATGTTGCAAGGGCGAGGAAGGGGACAAGACAGTTTTGTGGTgtgtcacagcacagcttttggtcTCTGCTATCAGAAATAAACCAAGGGAAGTGGAGAGAGGCACAGAGCCCAGATGAGGGCAGGTCTCACCTggacagggcagctcccaggacaAAGGCAGCGTGTTCCTTCAGCGAGGCCTCGCTGCTGTTCAGCCCCTCGATCACCAGCCGGAGCCCACCCATGGACAGGAAATCCTTGGCATTGTCCACCTGGGAGAGAGCAGCTtccatcagcacaaagccccagcccctggagaacacctcccttcacacccacagcatcccttccctcctgctctgaccagcagggagttttacaaggaattaaaaattccgagggaatggctgtggctgagcttagcacagccctgcccacgaGCAGAGATGTCACAGCTGCCCAGGCACAGTGTCCTTGTGGGAGGACATTGTCACACTCAGAAGGCATCACTGGAAACTCAAATACTTTGATTATAGCTATCAAAACTGCTCTTGCCATGTATTTTGGCAATTCAGGTGGTGTCAAAAACTTGATATATCTGCTGATGTCATAAAACTCCAGCTCTTTGCTCTCCCCTGAGCAAGCCTTTACTAGGGGTCCAGGGAATTGCATGTTTTGCAAATGAAGTTAATTAATTGATGCTGTAATTGTAGCACCAGGAGTCAGGGATGTTTAGGAGCCTGTCAGCACCAACAGGGTGCAAAGGGGGCATGGGAGCGAGTAGCATGGGCAGTTCTGGGAGTTCTCCATGAGTTCCATCAACAACTTCCCATggacaaggaaggaaaaagccaGTCCCAGCTTGGAGGGGTCATCCAGGAGCTtccccagggagcagccccacaatGACTTTTCTAAGCAAACAATAATGGATTAACTGCCAGTAGGGAAAAGTTTGCACATTAGTGGGAATTCATCAGCCTCTGGCTCTAAGTGGATCAGGGGCTAGCCAGGCACAGTCCCAGTGGGCATCTGCTCTTGGAGAGGAGATCAGAAAAGGCTCTGAGTGCTCACAGACAAAATTTAGAGAAACAGTACAAACTACTTCAAGTACAAAATTCAGTCCAAAGTCACATCAATGCATTTTGGtattcaatgttttttttttttcagtttaaaagaggATCTGATAAATGCTCAgaactgcctgcacagaaaaatcagtttctgcctgcacagaaaaatcaggtTTAGAAATTCGACatatctctctgaaagacagggatACAACAGCAATCGTTGGCTGATGGAAACAgaatataaaaatgagttatcagCAGGGCAAGCCAACCCCCTGATGAGGTGGAACAGGACCACAAGCCATGCAGGGCATGTGGGACCCTCTTCTAGTCAATGACTTCATGCTCAGTGTTATATTTATCTCAACCATGTACCTTCATCAAAATTGGCCCTAAGTCAGATATTTCAGGTACCCAGGAGAAGAAGAGGCTTTGTGTCCTACAGGTCTGTCGTTACCAATCAAAGCAGGACCTGGGGAGCTCCAGCtcatctctgctccccagtggGACAATACCCACCtgtccctctgcaaagctgctctctgcaggtATGCTGGGGCTGATTCAGGATTTGCAGCAGCTTTTGTATCCTTTCAGATGCTGTTCTTTTAACTGTCCCTATAAACCAGGCCTGCCAGAGCTCTCAGTCTTCTGCAGACCCAtctttatctacaaagaaatctaTGCAGCAACCCAATTTCAGCTGCCAGTGGGTCCTTTTATTACTCAGCCTCTGTAAAAACTGGTTTAGTGCTGGAATCAGACATTGACTTCTGCATGAGAGGGAATATATGGACAGGCAGGAATTtgcatccagcagctggagtggTAAAACCATCCCCTGCTGTAACCTCAGCAGCACCAGAGtcctttgtgctgccccagcgTCAGTGAGACACCACAACAGCAGAATGTAAATTGTGCTGTTGTGCTGTAAAGCTTATTCTGAAGATGTGTTCATCTTTTTTAACCAGAGTCTGTTGTGAGACCTCCAGTTCTAAAACtaacaaaatccccaaacttaACAACTTGAAGGTATTAACCTCTTTAGGGAGCAGTGTATGCTGCAAGGCAGCAGCTCCTACCTCACTTCagtccactgaaatcagcacagAAGAAAAACCAAAGATCAAAAGAGCTCTTGAGTAAAGTACACAGGCAAAGCAGGcgaggggagggatgggagaagAGCAAATATGACAGCAGTTATTCAGGGAGCAGGTTTGAattggaggagaaagaaaataggGAGGGAAGGTGAGAGAGAAAATGTTAGAAAACAAGAGCGAGGGAAAGCAGCATGTCAACTGCACACGATGGAGAGGAAATTAGCAGAGAGAGATGGTGTAGCATgtcagagcagaggagaggggaagaTAAGCAGAGTAAATCATTGAGAGAAAGAGCCTGCAATGCCTGAGAACGGGTCTTGGCTCCATACACTGCTGTGCAAGCACCGTGAATGCTGTTTATGAGTTACACTCTGCCCTCTTCACATTTGCATTTGGGTTTTCTGCATTACAGATAACCCAGCAAGCCAAATCTTCCTACTCCTTCTCCAAGACGGACTCCCGAACATGCCAAGCTGAATCGTGGCTGAGGAGAAGCAAACCAGAGCTGGCAACCAAAAGCTGAGCAAAGGCAGAGCCCTTGGGCTGACTCTTCAAAGGCAGGAGAGAGCATCTCCCCGGGCTGGGCACCAGCCATGGCTCCCACGGCACGCTCCGAGGCACGAGCTGCCCCGCACCCACTGCTCCAGGGTGaccatggcacagagcagggagcagcctttGCTTGCACGCCCTCCAGGGCATGGCATTTTCCACTCCACAGGCCATCCCGTGTCCCGGAGACAGCAGCAGGATGGCCGGGAGCTGAACAGTTCTGAAAAGCCACGGCACGGCATGGTACTGCTCTGATGGAGGCCGGGGAAGGTGGGACTTGCAAAGTGGCCCTACACAAGTCCTTGGCCACCCACACCTGCAAGgatcccctgctcccacagcagggctgtgacttGCTGCAGGGGAGTCCTAGCAGTTCAGCCCTTCCAGGGTTATGCGGCACCAGCATCCTTTGGCTGCTGTTCAGTAATTACATTAAGCCACTGCTGCTCAAGTCAGTCCCAAGCAGAGATAATGCTCTGGACGCATTCAACTGACtggaagaagaaagaggaggaaaagccatGCTGGCTTAGAGACAAGTCATATTTCTTATCAGCTTCCTGCCTGATGAGAAGGGGCtgcccagccatctgcccccgACAGCGCGGGCACAGAGCAGCGCTGTGATCGGCGCACAAAGgagcccctgtgctcctgccagcctcctgccattccccctctctgacccctttgatgctgcatgtgcttccctttgatgctccagtccctgctcctctgccattCTGAAATTGTTTGCCccatcctgtgctgcagggatttTCTGCTGGAATAGTCCAGATCGCTATGCTGGAATTCAAGGCATGCCAGGGCATTTGGGGGTTGCTTTTTAGCACAATGGCCTGATGCTCTGGCACCCTTAATCAGGCAAGATTAGCCCTGAGTACAAATATGAAGCTCTTTGGGTGCCCATTGTTCACAGTTATTCTCTGAGTCACACAGATGCCGTCAGTGACACAAAAGCAGGGAGAACAAACAGCAAGGAAGCCTCTGCATGCCCACAATGACAATTCAGAGTGGAAATTCAAGACAAAGAGCCCTGGAAATAACACTTGTATCAGCTGGCACATGGAGTCTCTCTCTCACAGCAGCAACACTTCAGCTACCTGCCTCCAAATACCACATTTGGTTCAACAAGTGCTGTTCCAGTGAAAGGGCTTGCACTGGCACCTCCCAAGAGTTGTCCTattcaccctctgaaatgacaaaGTGCCATTGGAAACTCTCCCAGTGCACTCCAGACTCTCCCCAgtcactggggagggagaagccaagTCCCTTCCCAcatggcagagcagaggctggatgcccagacaccctcccaggggtggcaccaaggcaggcaccaagcccaggggagcagagctctgtgcctgcagctgcatcCAAGGGGAGGTAGGAATGTGTGAGCTGAAAGCAGAGCAAGAGAGAtcagagagaggggggaaaagtgtGAGCACAAACCCGAGGAAGCGAGAGGCCAGGAAATATGTTCACCCTCACACAGAGCTAATTAGCACAGCAAGGCTCTGCTTGCCACTGCTTACTCACACCAAGACAAAATAGGGGGTTTTGGGTGGCTGTCACCTTTCCTGGTACAAAGACGTTCTCTGTGAACTGATATAAAGGCACCTACCATCAACCACggcagctttccatggaagcagagagaaaataattattttctgagcaACCACCACTCTACTTACCCAAAAATGGCAGTTAAAACCCCATTTCGTAACATTaaggagataaaaaaggaaaaagagaggataagaaaaccagcctgagaacagacaacaaatcaggcaaccaccaggatactgctggctcctggcacaagcGATGATTAATTCCAACCTGGATATAAAATAAGCCTGCACTAGTCCTCTGCTGTCTGTTATTGTCCCAGGATTATGGTAATTAAGCAATTTGTATTACCTGATactgataagaaaaataaagcccCGTTTATGACACCATATCCCCTGGATTTTACACGGTAGTTACTGAGGCATTCTTGTTACCTGGTGAACATAATATTCGAGATCATAAAGCGCCGCGACTTTCTCATCCAGCGTGGAGGCAGAGCTGTTGAATTTGCTGATTAATTTAACCATAATTTCATAATCTGTTTCTATCTTCATGTTCAGCTTTTCAAactcctccttcagctgctctatGGGCTGGAACTTCTTCCTCACGTCTTCCTCTCGGgccttggaaacaaaaggaggaaaaaccagatgtgagataacaagataggagatgaagagagacaagacagacacagaaaggaatgccagccccaaaattcacAAAGGGAACCTGGCTGTCTGTGCCAATGGATTTATTGCTCTACATCAGAGGTGCAGGGGCAGGGTCTTTCTGAGAAGCCCAGGAACCCAGTTAGCTGTGATATACCCACAATATGAGTGAACAGTAGAGCTCTGTGCACCACTTCTACATCTCTACAGCATTTGTGCACTATTTCTACATCCCATTTCCATCCAATTCAACACCAAGCCCACAGGCAGCAGTATTGCTGTTCTCTGCTTGCCTGCAAGTGGATCTTCtcaaaacctggctgcaaaaagCCCTGAGGCACCTCCCTGATCTTACAGCTGAACCTCTCTGGAACTGGACATGAGGCTGGAGAGCTCCAGAGGTCCCATCCAGCCCAAAGTGCCCAGTGACTCCAACGAGTTCTCAGACACAGACAAAGATGCTTTTGCCTTTCCAAGCGTTGAGCAAATTCCTGGAAGGGTCTATCTCCTAGGGAGAGGTGTGAGGACAGAAGCTGTCAAAAAGGGAGACAGAAGGAGCAGTGATAAGCTGATGTGCTGTGTcatggggcttggccagcacacagcctgtcctgagCTCATCTCCGTCACAGTAACAGCACCCcaagggctgccctgagcagagagcTGACACAAAATATGTGGTGAGGAGGAAAGGCTCTGTCAGAGATCTCAAAGAGCCCCAGAGGTGCAGGAACatcagcactggtggcactggggacagagcctgctgctgcaggggacagaagcagcagagaggccatgctggagctgggctgccccaAGGACAGGAGAAAGGCAGAAAGCCCCTTTTGGAAGGCATTTGTCACAAATGCCAAGATGTGTTTGTATGCGGAGTGAGCCTCAACTGCAGGGTTtgcactgtcctgctccccatGAGGGATCAGAGAGGGCTGGAGGAAAACCAAGTGAGCAATGGAGGTGAaagctgtgtcaatggaatgataaattACCAGAGGTACCACACCCAACCCATCCCTCCCCGAGCTGCCTCTGCCGGAGcacagagaggctcggtgtaactCCATTTCCTCTGACACTGAGCCTTCAGGGATGGATTTGCTCTCTGCAGGAGTGACTGCAAATGGAATACTTTAGGTCCATTAGATGTAGCTGCTTTTAGCCCAGTTGCTGGGACAAAAGCTATTctaacggggggggggggggggtttaaaAATATGGCTTATTTTCACCTAATAGAGTATCActaatttttgcatttcaatgatCCTCATTTCCAGCAGCCCTTTTCAGCCGCCCTGCAATCAATCAGCAATGCTGCTATGGAAATAATCTCCAGCAAATGAAATCATGCCATGCTGCcacataagggaagaaaaagccttTCTGTGACACCAGAACTTTAGAGCCTTGACTCCtttttcagtttttgtttgagtgagccaagaccaaggcagcaggaggagcgagggttaaagaaatactgctgagggggagaggggaaagaGGCTCTGATGTACCTGATGAGTCACACATCTTCCCACCTATTTACTTCAGGCTGTGGGTTGTTTTGTAACTAAATGGACAACTTGGAGCTTGTGTAAGGAAATGTCAGCCCCTGCTTCACCATGGCCACTTGGGTTTTGCTATCCAGAGCACAAGGTTGGAAACCCAAAGCAAGGAGAGTAAAGGGAAATACCCTCTGTAAATACCATCAGCTGCAATCCAGTTCCTTTTGGGGTCTGCAGACATTTTTGTGAATTGAGCTGCAGTGAAACAGATAAATTACAttgttcagagcagctgtggctgcccctggatccctggaaatgtcgaaggccagcttgaatggggtttggagcaacctgagatagtggaaggtgtccctgcccatggcaggggtgggactggatcagCTTTAAGGTcctatccaacccaaaccactcacaGAATCTTCGAGTCGCACAGAAAAGTCAGGGAACAATATCACTAACAGGTTAATAAAGGTATTTCAGGTCCATATTCACCACAAAATTAGTTTGCACAGTGTTTTCCAAGCAATCATTCTAACCATTGTGTTTCAGCAGAGTGTAACAGGGTGTTTTCACATCCCTGCAATGTGCATTGCTTTAGAAATGGGAAACTCACCTTCCTTTCTGCCTTGTCACTTTCCTCAATTTTAGCCAAGGCCTTTTTAAGCTCCTCAGATGTGAATGAATTTGCATCAAGATCAACCTTGCCCAGCCTtgcagaagaaacaaaacaaacaagaacatgtaATGAGTGAAAAACGGCCTCAATTCTATTTTCACTGTGACATTCTAGTAATGGCTAAGGGCAggaggaaaggaatgaaaaaacctaCCATACTCAAGAAAAGATTAGTCTGAGTGCTGGATTCTGTGTCAGGCTCACAGATACCTCCCCCTGACAATATAGGGCTCTGCTGACCAAAATTCTCAGATCCCACCTCAGCTGATGAATTGATACCTCAGAATTTCATGTTGCAATTGAGGAAACACCCCAGCGCCAATATATAACTGCAGAGGGCCTACAAGCTTCAACTTGCAGATTTCAGCTTATGAACATTGTACAGAAAGTCACAGGAGACCTCAGCACCTTTCCAGTGAGGGAAGGGACTAcagagaagtgggagaggactgtTGGTCAGGAACTTTAGTGacgggacaaggaggaatgggatcaaactgcaagagatggaagagatttgatgatgggaagaagttctttactctcaggatgcttgtccctgacacagggaacagcacagagaggctgtggatggcccatccccagcaacgtccaaggccaggtgggacaggggccacagcaacctgctctgctgggagcttgctcagcttggaaccacatcatcttgagggtcccttccaagccaaaccattcaaggatttgatcattctgccatccccatctctcactgcacagcggccctgaaacttcagtgacatcaaagctcacagagggttccaggtggaacatccaggacctggaaacgagcacagcagacacttcaccggctgccaagggtcagttgccgctcgctctgcgctctgaccctcagcattgaggtgttgctgctgcctgggcttttcctgccgcctgctctggaacgccaatcccagcaggatgtgctctgctgtgcccatggaggtacagtgccatgccaggcaggggtcacccggcttgggcaggctgcagccatgtgggaatggatggtgtgggacaggaagcccactgggaggttgtgctgccccttgcaggctgccagagacactgtggaggagatggaagtggacctgggcctggatgaggaagaaatgatggaggtggactcctctacttccatgtcctccactgttgaggacatggaagtagacgaggagaccatcgaggagatggacgtagatga
The sequence above is drawn from the Melospiza melodia melodia isolate bMelMel2 unplaced genomic scaffold, bMelMel2.pri scaffold_28, whole genome shotgun sequence genome and encodes:
- the LOC134433903 gene encoding nucleotide exchange factor SIL1-like, producing the protein MGWAREEDVRKKFQPIEQLKEEFEKLNMKIETDYEIMVKLISKFNSSASTLDEKVAALYDLEYYVHQVDNAKDFLSMGGLRLVIEGLNSSEASLKEHAAFVLGAALSR